One window from the genome of Hydractinia symbiolongicarpus strain clone_291-10 chromosome 1, HSymV2.1, whole genome shotgun sequence encodes:
- the LOC130612454 gene encoding uncharacterized protein LOC130612454 has translation MHLLYRPPAGSIENFENHVKNILTDHKGTGRNVYLVGDFNLNVLDFNTNKSVQNFFNSVFQNGFIPLINKPTRVTRLSATAIDHIITNDFTNTTIKTGIIKTDISDHFPIFITYFDNLLYCVDWSLVLENNNADKAYEIFLQTFQQQYDQAFPEQTTFVKTKTLLNPWLTKGLLKSSKKKQRFGLINKHKNDAKKTWSIINEVIGKTTLSKEKLPKRLNIDGNKIENKCLIAEELNYFFVKVGSNLASQIGPSNLSFKSFLTVNNAQMENNELRENELFKAIDSLQSNKSPGFDDVNSNVVKQTKNAIKIPLMHIFNLFLLQGYFPEKLKIARVLPVYKTGEKTNASNYRPISVLPCFSKILERIMYNRFYSFLTANNILYDNQFGFQAGHSTDHAIVKLVNEISKAFDENKYMLGIFINLSKAFDTVDHKILLEKLKNYGIRNSNICWHNKKDDMPLKFPDLSINNISIKRAQSMKFLGVILDENVTWREHINILEEKVAKNIAFRMSAVKVKLENKALVQKCEKITCLTRRHCLGIVAFDIRSYEHHAYVDVPNLWEGIIQKTLTAHAQVYIFAHVPYTKSAGMYEWRKESP, from the exons ATGCATTTACTCTACCGGCCACCTGCAGGATCAATAGAAAACTTTGAGAATCATGTGAAAAATATTCTTACTGATCACAAAGGCACGGGTAGAAACGTGTACCTCGTTGGTGATTTCAATCTAAACGTCCTTGATTTTAACACAAACAAATCTgtacaaaacttttttaactcAGTTTTTCAAAATGGGTTTATCCCACTTATAAATAAACCAACACGAGTGACGAGATTAAGTGCTACAGCCATAGATCATATCATAACCAACGATTTCACAAATACAACAATTAAAACAGGGATAATTAAAACAGATAtttctgatcattttccaattttCATTAC TTATTTTGATAACCTGCTGTATTGTGTGGATTGGAGCCTTGTTTTAGAGAACAATAATGCTGATAAAGCTTATGAAATCTTTCTTCAAACATTTCAACAACAATATGATCAGGCATTCCCAGAACAAACAACATTTGTTAAAACTAAGACTTTGTTAAACCCTTGGTTAACCAAAGGTTTGTTAAAatcatctaaaaagaaacagcgctt tGGACtgataaataaacataaaaacgaTGCGAAGAAAACTTGGAGTATAATCAATGAAGTAATAGGTAAAACAACACTAAGCAAAGAAAAACTTCCAAAAAGGTTAAATATTGATGGAAATAAAATCGAGAACAAGTGTCTAATAGCTGAGGagcttaattatttttttgtgaaagttgGTTCCAATCTGGCATCTCAGATTGGACCTAGCAATTTGAGTTTTAAATCCTTTCTCACTGTTAATAACGCACAAATGGAAAATAACGAATTACGTGAAAATGAATTATTCAAAGCGATCGACTCACTACAATCAAATAAAAGTCCAGGTTTCGATGACGTAAATAGTAACgttgtaaaacaaacaaaaaatgctataaaaattCCACTAATGCATATATTTAACCTTTTCCTGCTGCAAGGATATTTTcctgaaaaacttaaaattgcaaGAGTTCTACCAGTATATAAAACAGGCGAAAAGACTAATGCATCTAATTATAGACCAATATCAGTTCTTCCATGTTTCTCAAAAATACTAGAACGCATAATGTACAATAGATTTTACTCTTTTTTGACtgctaataatattttatacgaCAATCAATTTGGCTTTCAAGCAGGTCATTCTACTGATCATGCAATAGTTAAACTTGTTAATGAAATATCAAAGGCGTTTGACGAAAACAAGTACATGCTAGGAATTTTTATAAATCTAAGCAAAGCATTTGACACCGTAGATCACAAAATTCTACTAGAAAAACTCAAAAACTACGGTATCCGCAATTCCAACATTTGCTG gcacaataaaaaagatgatatgCCATTAAAGTTTCCTGATTTATCTATTAATAATATAAGTATAAAAAGAGCACAATCCATGAAATTTTTAGGAGTTATTCTTGATGAAAATGTTACTTGGAgagaacatataaatattttagaagaaaaggtCGCAAAGAATATTG cctttaggATGTCAGCCGTCAAAGTGAAACTTGAAAACAAAGCTCTGGTCCAAAAGTGTGAAAAAATAACATGTCTAACAAGAAGGCATTGTTTAGGTATCGTGGCATTTGACATCCGAAG TTATGAACATCATGCGTATGTCGATGTTCCCAACCTTTGGGAGGGTATCATCCAAAAGACCCTTACTGCGCATGcgcaagtatatatatttgcgCATGTCCCATACACCAAATCTGCAGGTATGTATGAGTGGCGAAAGGAAAGTCCCTAA